One genomic window of Gracilinema caldarium DSM 7334 includes the following:
- a CDS encoding protein-glutamate methylesterase/protein-glutamine glutaminase, with amino-acid sequence MIKVLVVDDSAIVRDVLSSAIEKQSDMELVGTAPDPFVARDKIVRLKPDVITLDIEMPRMDGLSFLERLMHYFPLPVIIVSSVTTHDPYAAVKALELGAFDVVNKPGGSITVEEVTDEVLRKIRAAYEVRDQFVERVLRHPESSSDMGKRSSLRNTSLIKHQSSQGTPLLTQIKTTDKLIAIGASTGGTVALEQIFRSLPAHLYPIVVVQHMPQDFTRQFAQRLHELSQLEVKEGEQEEMLQAGTVYIAPGGNHMEIVRKGASLFINLNQKERIHFQRPAVDVLFRSVAREVGKNALGILLTGMGRDGAEGLLAMKKAGAQTIAQDEDSSIVWGMPRAAVELGAATKVLPLSKVPQSIIEFCV; translated from the coding sequence ATGATTAAGGTTCTGGTAGTTGATGATTCTGCCATAGTTCGGGATGTGCTTTCTTCAGCAATAGAAAAGCAGTCTGATATGGAATTGGTTGGAACTGCTCCTGACCCTTTTGTAGCCCGCGATAAAATTGTTCGGCTTAAGCCCGATGTTATTACCTTGGATATCGAAATGCCCCGTATGGATGGTCTTTCGTTTCTTGAACGGCTTATGCACTATTTCCCTTTGCCAGTTATCATTGTGAGTTCCGTTACCACCCATGATCCCTATGCGGCAGTTAAAGCGCTGGAGCTTGGTGCCTTTGATGTGGTAAATAAGCCCGGAGGTAGTATCACCGTTGAGGAAGTAACTGATGAGGTGTTACGGAAAATCCGTGCAGCCTATGAAGTGCGGGATCAGTTTGTTGAGCGGGTTCTGCGGCATCCGGAAAGCTCGAGTGATATGGGTAAACGGAGCTCTTTAAGAAATACCAGTCTGATAAAGCATCAGTCCTCTCAGGGGACCCCCCTGCTGACCCAGATAAAGACCACCGACAAGCTTATTGCCATAGGTGCATCGACAGGGGGGACTGTAGCTCTGGAACAGATTTTCCGTTCCCTCCCAGCCCATCTCTATCCTATCGTAGTGGTTCAGCATATGCCTCAGGACTTTACCCGGCAGTTTGCACAACGGCTTCATGAATTAAGCCAATTGGAAGTAAAGGAAGGGGAACAGGAAGAAATGCTCCAGGCCGGGACTGTGTATATTGCCCCCGGGGGCAACCATATGGAGATAGTCCGTAAAGGGGCGTCGTTGTTTATCAACCTGAATCAGAAGGAACGGATTCATTTCCAGCGGCCTGCAGTGGATGTATTGTTCCGTTCGGTTGCCCGGGAAGTAGGAAAGAATGCTCTTGGCATCCTGCTTACTGGCATGGGCCGGGATGGCGCTGAAGGGCTTTTAGCCATGAAAAAAGCTGGAGCTCAAACAATAGCCCAGGATGAAGATAGCTCAATTGTTTGGGGAATGCCCCGCGCTGCGGTGGAACTAGGGGCTGCCACAAAAGTCCTACCCTTGAGTAAGGTCCCTCAATCGATTATTGAATTTTGTGTGTAA